Part of the Roseomonas sp. OT10 genome, GCCCGCGCCCCGCGACCTGCGCATGGAGATCCTCTCCGGCGCGCTGCCCTTCCTCAAGCGCTACGACGACCAGATCGTGGTGGTGAAGTATGGCGGCCACGCCATGGGCGAGGAGGAGACGGCGCTGCGCTTCGGCGCGGACATCGCCCTGCTGGAGCAGGTGGGGATCAACCCCGTCGTCGTGCACGGGGGCGGGCCGCAGATCAACGCCATGCTGAAGAAGCTGGACGTGAAGTCCACCTTCGTGCAGGGGCTGCGCGTCACCGACAGCCAGATGGTCGAGGTGGTGGAGATGGTCCTGGCCGGGACCGTCAACAAGCAGGTCGCGGCTTCCATCACCCGCGCCGGCGCCCTGGCCGTGGGCATCAGCGGCAAGGACGGCAACCTGATCACCGCCCGCAAGGCCACCCGCATCGTGCGCGACCCGGGCAGCCGCATCGAGCAGGTGCTGGACCTGGGCTTCGTCGGCGAGCCGGAGCGGGTGAACACCAAGGTGCTGGAGCTGCTGATCGGCGCGGACATCGTCCCCGTCGTCTCGCCCGTGGGCGTGGGCGAGGACGGCCAGACCTACAACATCAACGCCGATACCGTGGCCGGCGCCGTGGCCGGGGCGCTGAAGGCCTCCCGCCTGCTGATGCTGACGGACGTGCCGGGCGTGCTGGACGCGGAGAAGCGCCTGATCCCGGAGATGACGGTGGCCGAGGTGAAGGCGGGCATCGCCAGCGGCATGATCTCCGGCGGCATGATTCCCAAGGTCGAGACCTGCATGCACGCGGTGGAGCAGGGGGTGAAGGGCGCCGTCATCCTCGATGGCCGC contains:
- the argB gene encoding acetylglutamate kinase, with translation MNDDAPAPRDLRMEILSGALPFLKRYDDQIVVVKYGGHAMGEEETALRFGADIALLEQVGINPVVVHGGGPQINAMLKKLDVKSTFVQGLRVTDSQMVEVVEMVLAGTVNKQVAASITRAGALAVGISGKDGNLITARKATRIVRDPGSRIEQVLDLGFVGEPERVNTKVLELLIGADIVPVVSPVGVGEDGQTYNINADTVAGAVAGALKASRLLMLTDVPGVLDAEKRLIPEMTVAEVKAGIASGMISGGMIPKVETCMHAVEQGVKGAVILDGRVPHAVLAELFTDGGAGTLIRP